A genome region from Gigantopelta aegis isolate Gae_Host chromosome 3, Gae_host_genome, whole genome shotgun sequence includes the following:
- the LOC121369397 gene encoding G-protein coupled receptor 61-like: MNNTTTATEADGDASRYVVLVLMCLVNLTAVVGNVSIIVVVLRCFQLRHTLTNFFVLNLSVVDLLGSVVALPVGISSFLHDAWPYGSRWCVVSGAVTSFSVYASICSLCLISVERYYSIKLPMHHAANMSLQKTVCALVFVWVQNTVLAVLPVLGVNSYTYQDHKKHCSVTWQGPPSNAVFVLFISVWCFLVPGVILLLMHCGIFRVAREAARQIRPYPSTPTVSVLVGDRQSDSQTTEHVGRVPVRCTRLLSWCVPGGDDSVVPVVERSMSAHLFQHTPRPYKGHLKAIKTLIIIFSSFLLLWGPYFVLHAYGAITGYVARRATSELVTTWLGYTTFAVNPLLYGWMNRAIRQELIAFYQNDVCFCLHAAGPPPGHSDAPREHEDFIQFLERTSYKAVSPNQNSRAVKVAENSARTHREHVHTVNKEQTHCENVNDVNKERTHCEHVHTVNKEQTHCENVNNVNNERTHCEHVHTVNKEHTHCENFNNVNNDRTHCEHVHPVNKEQTHCEHVNNMNNEQTHCEHVHTVNREQTHCENVNVNNERTHCEHIQTVNKKQTHCEHINNMDNERTHCEHVHTVKGEGTHCQHVHTMNKNRTHCEHTVNNERTQHKHVIVINSERIQKETVIIVNSEQKHESAVSLNNERTHGKPGSTVNDEPDITLDKEQIHCGPVHISNKE, from the coding sequence ATGAACAACACCACGACAGCGACTGAAGCAGACGGTGACGCCAGCAGATACGTCGTTCTCGTGTTGATGTGCCTCGTCAATCTGACGGCCGTCGTCGGCAACGTGAGCATCATCGTTGTCGTCCTGCGATGTTTCCAGCTGCGACACACTCTGACCAACTTCTTTGTGCTCAACCTGAGCGTCGTGGATTTGCTCGGCTCCGTAGTCGCCCTGCCCGTGGGGATCTCGTCCTTCCTGCACGATGCGTGGCCCTACGGGTCGCGCTGGTGCGTCGTCAGCGGCGCCGTCACCAGCTTCTCGGTGTACGCCTCAATCTGCAGCCTGTGTCTGATCAGCGTGGAGCGTTACTACTCCATCAAGCTGCCCATGCACCACGCCGCCAACATGAGCCTTCAGAAGACGGTGTGCGCCCTCGTTTTCGTGTGGGTACAGAACACGGTGCTGGCCGTGCTACCCGTGCTGGGGGTCAACTCGTACACCTACCAGGACCACAAGAAACACTGCTCAGTCACGTGGCAGGGCCCGCCATCCAACGcagttttcgttttgtttattaGCGTCTGGTGCTTTCTAGTTCCGGGAGTCATTCTCTTGCTGATGCATTGTGGGATATTTCGAGTAGCTCGCGAAGCTGCCAGACAAATCCGTCCCTACCCCTCAACCCCAACCGTATCCGTCCTTGTTGGAGACCGCCAGTCGGACAGTCAGACCACGGAGCACGTGGGGCGGGTGCCCGTGAGGTGTACGCGACTCCTCAGTTGGTGCGTGCCTGGTGGTGACGACAGCGTGGTGCCCGTGGTGGAGCGCTCCATGTCGGCCCACCTGTTCCAGCACACGCCGCGCCCCTACAAAGGTCACCTGAAGGCCATCAAGACGCTAATCATCATCTTCTCGTCCTTCCTGCTGCTCTGGGGTCCCTACTTCGTCCTGCACGCCTACGGTGCCATCACCGGCTACGTGGCGCGAAGGGCGACGAGCGAGCTGGTGACCACGTGGCTGGGGTACACGACGTTCGCGGTGAACCCGCTGCTGTACGGGTGGATGAACCGCGCCATACGCCAGGAGCTGATCGCCTTCTACCAGAATGACGTCTGCTTCTGCTTGCACGCGGCCGGCCCGCCCCCCGGGCACAGTGACGCACCGCGCGAGCACGAGGACTTTATCCAGTTCCTGGAGAGGACGAGCTACAAAGCCGTGTCCCCCAACCAGAACTCTCGAGCCGTCAAAGTGGCCGAGAACAGTGCACGAACACACCGTGAACACGTCCATACTGTCAACAAAGAACAAACTCACTGTGAAAACGTGAATGATGTTAATAAAGAGCGAACACACTGTGAACACGTTCATACTGTCAACAAAGAACAAACTCACTGTGAAAACgtcaataatgttaataatgagcgAACACACTGTGAACACGTTCATACTGTGAACAAAGAACACACTCACTGTGAAAATTTTAATAACGTGAATAATGATCGAACACACTGTGAACATGTTCATCCTGTGAACAAAGAACAAACACACTGTGAACAtgttaataatatgaataatgagCAAACACACTGTGAACATGTTCATACTGTGAACAGAGAACAAACTCACTGTGAAAATGTTAATGTGAATAATGAACGAACACACTGTGAACATATTCAAACtgtgaataaaaaacaaacacactgtgaacatattaataatatggataatgaGCGAACACACTGTGAACATGTTCATACTGTAAAAGGTGAAGGAACACACTGTCAGCATGTTCATACAATGAACAAAAACCGGACACACTGTGAACATACTGTGAATAATGAACGAACACAGCATAAGCATGTTATTGTTATCAACAGTGAACGCATACAAAAGGAAACCGTTATTATTGTGAACAGTGAACAAAAACATGAATCTGCTGTGAGTTTGAATAATGAAAGAACACATGGCAAACCTGGTTCCACTGTGAACGATGAACCTGATATTACTTTGGATAAAGAACAGATACACTGTGGGCCTGTTCATATTTCGAACAAAGAATGA